A portion of the Candidatus Poribacteria bacterium genome contains these proteins:
- a CDS encoding LamG domain-containing protein: MKTLIYLLTLTLIIVAFPDNGYTEPVVTDGLVSYWTFDRQDIDGNTVKDVWGENDGKIVGAPKVVDGHVREALEFDGSDDYVNLTNLGDFGEQVGTSTFEAWVKTSFKKEWTTLFKVLDQGCNMAWAIDVNRSAKAGFPLAEDIVHYYVRQKSAAGCNAIAVEIEFALSDGKWHHIVFAIVDAGKAEVSIYMDGEPQEVIEGAVKDLDTFVPFVEPVYIGAANNRGNVERHFPGLIDEVRIYDRPLTADEVTRNFKSKIGLSVQAAEKLPIVWADLKTVR; encoded by the coding sequence ATGAAAACGCTAATCTATCTCCTTACGCTTACACTGATTATTGTAGCATTTCCCGACAATGGATACACAGAACCAGTGGTGACAGATGGACTTGTGAGTTATTGGACTTTTGACCGGCAGGACATTGATGGCAACACAGTCAAAGATGTCTGGGGCGAAAATGATGGGAAAATCGTCGGTGCTCCGAAAGTTGTTGACGGTCACGTCAGAGAAGCACTCGAATTTGATGGCTCAGACGATTATGTCAACTTAACGAACCTCGGCGACTTTGGAGAGCAGGTTGGCACCTCTACATTTGAAGCGTGGGTCAAAACGAGTTTCAAGAAAGAGTGGACGACGCTATTTAAAGTCCTTGACCAAGGTTGTAATATGGCATGGGCAATCGATGTCAACCGGAGCGCGAAAGCAGGTTTCCCGCTTGCTGAAGACATTGTCCACTATTACGTCCGTCAGAAATCGGCGGCGGGATGCAACGCCATCGCTGTTGAAATTGAATTTGCTTTGTCAGACGGCAAATGGCATCACATCGTTTTCGCAATTGTAGACGCGGGCAAAGCCGAAGTCAGTATCTATATGGACGGCGAGCCACAGGAAGTTATTGAAGGTGCTGTAAAAGACCTTGACACCTTTGTTCCATTTGTGGAACCTGTCTATATTGGCGCGGCGAACAATCGCGGCAACGTTGAGCGGCATTTCCCCGGTCTCATTGATGAAGTCCGTATTTACGACCGACCGCTCACAGCTGACGAAGTAACCCGTAATTTTAAATCCAAAATCGGATTGTCCGTTCAAGCTGCTGAGAAACTGCCTATCGTCTGGGCTGATCTCAAAACAGTAAGATAA
- a CDS encoding thiamine pyrophosphate-binding protein: MPKMTGAKFIAETVHGYGITHVFFMPYIGPRALMEMENLGIKRVQTHGEKAAAYMADAYARVNRAPSLCMAQSVGAVNLAAGLQDAYLACSPVIALTGKENQINQQRHAYQEVDHVNPFSAVTKYSAYVATPEQLPFYLRQAFRAATTGTPGPAHLDFEGIAGSSVIDREGELEVIVEEAFTQLPPFRPEAEAEKVTEALERLSNAKQPIIVAGGGVTASDARAELVALAEKLSIPVATSLNAKAMFPSDHPLAVGTPGSYSRACANQAVCEADLVFFIGSHTGGQVTNGYKIPPQGTSIIQLDINPDELGRNYPIQLGMQGDVRNTLRRMLEAAETAAPRTDWIHRVQELVNNWRESTSEKVNSERLPMLPERLCRELTDYLPSDAILVSDTGHSGIWTGTMIDFKHPDQSFIRCSGSLGWGVPAAMGAKCAQPDRPVLCFTGDGGIWYHMTELDTAMKSGINAVIVVNNNHSLNQEQGGVESVYGGRTEGSDELWLFPDADFAKMAESMGCFGITVNKPSELASALDQAFASGQPAVVDVKTHVEGIAPRTWMPS; encoded by the coding sequence ATGCCGAAAATGACAGGTGCTAAATTTATTGCTGAAACCGTTCACGGGTATGGGATTACCCACGTTTTTTTTATGCCCTATATCGGGCCGCGGGCTTTAATGGAGATGGAAAATCTTGGGATTAAGCGGGTTCAGACACATGGCGAGAAAGCAGCGGCATATATGGCGGATGCCTATGCGCGTGTGAACCGCGCCCCCAGCCTCTGTATGGCACAATCTGTCGGAGCAGTGAACCTCGCCGCCGGGTTACAAGATGCCTACCTTGCCTGCTCACCGGTGATTGCGCTCACAGGTAAAGAAAACCAAATCAATCAGCAACGACACGCCTATCAAGAGGTGGACCACGTTAATCCGTTTTCCGCTGTTACGAAATACAGTGCTTATGTCGCGACACCGGAGCAGCTTCCTTTCTATTTACGCCAAGCCTTCCGTGCGGCAACAACGGGGACCCCGGGACCTGCACATCTCGACTTTGAAGGCATCGCGGGGTCGTCGGTTATTGATCGGGAGGGCGAACTTGAGGTAATCGTTGAAGAGGCGTTTACCCAACTCCCGCCGTTCCGACCAGAAGCAGAAGCAGAAAAGGTCACAGAGGCTCTCGAACGCCTCTCCAACGCGAAACAACCCATTATTGTAGCAGGTGGCGGCGTAACGGCTTCAGACGCACGCGCAGAACTCGTAGCATTGGCAGAAAAACTCTCGATTCCAGTAGCGACCTCTCTGAATGCCAAGGCGATGTTCCCCAGTGATCATCCGCTGGCAGTCGGAACCCCCGGTTCATACTCGCGGGCATGCGCCAATCAAGCGGTATGCGAAGCAGACCTTGTCTTCTTTATCGGCAGCCACACCGGTGGACAGGTAACCAACGGATACAAGATCCCACCACAAGGGACATCGATTATACAACTCGATATTAATCCAGATGAACTTGGACGGAATTATCCTATTCAGTTGGGGATGCAAGGAGACGTGCGGAATACGTTAAGACGGATGCTTGAAGCGGCAGAAACGGCTGCACCGCGGACCGATTGGATTCATCGCGTGCAAGAATTGGTGAACAACTGGAGAGAGAGCACCAGCGAAAAAGTGAATTCAGAGCGACTCCCGATGCTACCGGAACGCCTCTGCCGTGAACTGACAGATTATCTCCCGTCAGATGCGATCCTTGTGTCCGACACAGGGCATTCAGGCATCTGGACCGGCACAATGATTGATTTCAAACACCCCGATCAGAGTTTCATACGGTGTTCAGGTTCGCTCGGATGGGGTGTCCCCGCGGCGATGGGTGCGAAGTGTGCACAGCCCGATAGACCTGTACTCTGTTTCACAGGAGACGGCGGCATCTGGTATCACATGACTGAACTCGACACGGCAATGAAGTCTGGGATTAATGCTGTTATCGTTGTGAACAATAATCACTCGCTGAACCAAGAGCAAGGTGGCGTTGAGTCGGTTTACGGTGGACGGACAGAGGGTTCCGATGAACTCTGGTTGTTCCCGGATGCCGACTTCGCGAAGATGGCAGAATCGATGGGATGTTTCGGGATCACGGTCAACAAACCGAGTGAACTTGCGAGTGCCCTGGATCAGGCGTTTGCTTCAGGTCAGCCAGCAGTCGTGGATGTGAAAACGCATGTGGAAGGGATTGCACCACGGACGTGGATGCCTTCCTAA